The following are encoded together in the Leuconostoc mesenteroides subsp. mesenteroides ATCC 8293 genome:
- the treR gene encoding trehalose operon repressor: MIPLYFKIYQQIKDDIRDHTYPAGSFLPSENELVTQFQTSRDTIRKALAKLDEEGLIQKQRGKGSQVISHQLRHFPISGLTSFHELEELQHFHVVTEVPVFEHLTVTKKTQKTTLFPVGTPLYHIVRVRIIDGIYSVIDEDYIRADIVPGLTKDIAKHSIYAYIENTLHLSVAYAEKTITAELVTAMDRKLLVGLPEDENRLIQVESQGHLTDTTYFQRTIARHRPDQFQFNEFARRQTT; this comes from the coding sequence ATGATTCCATTATACTTTAAAATATATCAGCAGATTAAAGATGACATTCGTGACCATACTTACCCCGCTGGTTCTTTTCTACCCAGCGAAAATGAGTTGGTGACTCAATTTCAAACATCTCGCGATACAATCCGTAAAGCGCTCGCAAAATTAGACGAAGAGGGACTTATTCAAAAACAGCGTGGTAAGGGGTCACAAGTCATTTCTCATCAGTTACGTCACTTTCCAATCAGTGGGCTCACCAGTTTTCATGAATTGGAAGAGCTGCAACACTTCCATGTTGTTACTGAGGTTCCTGTATTCGAACATCTTACCGTCACAAAAAAGACTCAGAAAACAACTTTATTTCCTGTTGGCACCCCTTTATATCATATTGTTCGTGTTCGCATTATCGACGGTATCTATAGTGTTATTGACGAAGATTATATCCGTGCAGACATTGTTCCTGGCCTCACTAAAGACATAGCTAAGCATTCTATTTATGCTTATATTGAGAATACCCTACACTTGTCGGTTGCCTATGCTGAAAAAACAATTACTGCCGAACTAGTTACAGCAATGGATCGCAAATTATTGGTCGGCTTGCCTGAGGACGAAAATCGATTAATCCAAGTTGAAAGCCAAGGTCACTTAACTGACACAACATATTTTCAACGCACTATTGCAAGACATAGACCTGATCAATTTCAGTTTAATGAATTTGCACGACGACAAACAACTTAA
- a CDS encoding HD domain-containing protein, whose product MLKEKLPKEKVLRDPIHNFIHVEDPIILDLINTPEFQRLRRVKQLGITSSVFHGAEHSRFGHSVGVYELARRITERFEQYYSDVWEPKERLLTLVAALLHDIGHGAFSHTFEHLFHTDHEAMTREIITGDTEIHRVLAQVSPDFPNKVASVIAKTYENPQVVQLISSQIDVDRMDYLLRDAYFTGTKYGEFDIDRILRTMQPTPDGIAFDIAGMHAVEDYIVSRYQMYLQVYFHPVSRGMEVLLEHLLQRAQELYRSNTTSEFAENDFVGPLLAPLFSDKKLTLSEYLKLDDNVFMTYINIWQSHSDPILSDLSQRFMGRRPLKSMEITDETAPLLEELEQLVDNAGFNPRFYTARNNAYDLPYDDYKPNVAKPRTQIDFLLADGSHRELSDMSTLVAAIKGKASIDQRFFFPKEMLNIEPDELFADTFKKFRSFIRNNALTTPNPES is encoded by the coding sequence ATGTTAAAAGAAAAATTACCTAAAGAAAAAGTACTGCGTGATCCAATCCATAACTTCATACATGTTGAAGATCCTATTATTTTAGATCTCATCAATACACCTGAATTTCAAAGGTTGCGCCGTGTAAAACAATTAGGTATAACAAGTTCTGTTTTTCATGGAGCAGAACATTCTCGCTTTGGCCATTCAGTCGGCGTCTATGAACTTGCTCGTCGTATCACGGAACGCTTTGAACAGTATTACAGTGATGTTTGGGAACCGAAAGAACGCCTACTAACGCTAGTAGCCGCACTGCTTCATGACATTGGTCATGGCGCCTTCTCGCATACCTTTGAACACTTATTTCATACAGATCACGAGGCGATGACTCGTGAGATTATTACGGGTGATACAGAAATCCACCGCGTCTTGGCTCAAGTTTCACCAGACTTTCCAAACAAAGTTGCCAGTGTTATCGCGAAAACTTATGAAAATCCACAAGTCGTTCAACTAATTTCTAGTCAAATCGATGTTGACCGAATGGATTATTTGCTACGTGATGCCTATTTTACTGGTACAAAATATGGTGAATTCGATATTGATCGAATATTACGTACTATGCAACCAACCCCTGATGGCATTGCCTTTGACATTGCTGGTATGCATGCCGTTGAGGATTATATTGTTTCACGTTATCAAATGTATTTACAAGTTTACTTCCACCCAGTATCTCGTGGCATGGAAGTCTTGCTAGAACATTTACTACAACGCGCACAAGAACTGTATCGCTCTAATACAACTAGCGAGTTTGCGGAAAACGATTTTGTTGGTCCGCTACTAGCGCCTTTATTTAGCGACAAAAAACTAACTTTATCTGAATATTTAAAGCTCGATGATAATGTTTTTATGACCTATATTAATATTTGGCAATCACATTCTGATCCCATTTTGTCTGATTTATCACAACGTTTCATGGGACGTCGCCCACTAAAATCAATGGAAATCACCGACGAAACGGCCCCACTGCTTGAAGAACTCGAGCAACTTGTGGATAATGCTGGATTTAATCCTAGATTTTACACGGCGCGTAATAATGCCTATGACTTGCCTTATGATGATTACAAACCAAATGTCGCCAAGCCCAGGACACAAATTGACTTTTTGTTAGCCGATGGTTCACATCGTGAATTATCAGATATGTCCACATTAGTTGCAGCTATTAAAGGTAAGGCCTCCATAGATCAGCGCTTCTTTTTCCCAAAGGAAATGCTCAATATTGAACCAGACGAGTTATTCGCAGATACGTTCAAAAAATTCCGTAGTTTTATTCGTAACAATGCATTAACTACACCAAATCCAGAATCCTAA
- a CDS encoding DUF1934 domain-containing protein produces MAIKDQIDVEIHLKTKIRQENDLEEFEFHTNGQLFLKNDTLYLRYTEVIENQKTQIMFKFEENRVRMNRSGDILTKFSFVKSQRIPALYQTPTGQMQLETLTTLMALNIDHEETHGEVAIDYVLYAMQQIVGQYEIRLQFMPKSSMLD; encoded by the coding sequence ATGGCAATTAAAGACCAAATAGATGTTGAAATTCATCTAAAAACGAAAATTCGTCAAGAAAATGATCTTGAAGAATTCGAATTTCATACAAATGGACAACTTTTTTTGAAAAACGATACACTTTATTTACGATATACAGAAGTAATTGAGAATCAAAAAACACAAATTATGTTTAAGTTTGAAGAGAACCGTGTACGTATGAATCGATCAGGTGACATTTTAACAAAGTTCTCTTTTGTTAAATCACAGCGTATCCCTGCTTTGTATCAAACACCAACTGGGCAGATGCAGTTGGAAACACTGACCACATTAATGGCGCTAAACATAGATCACGAAGAAACGCATGGTGAAGTTGCGATTGACTATGTTCTTTATGCTATGCAACAAATTGTTGGGCAATATGAAATTCGGTTGCAATTTATGCCCAAATCTAGTATGCTAGATTAG
- the rpoE gene encoding DNA-directed RNA polymerase subunit delta yields MSLTTLGNHPKEEFALVEIATAILTEHKEAMPFSSLVQEIQEFLEVDAETFKSRLSQFYTDLNTDGSFISLGNNEWALRAWYPVDAIDESIHELDDEEDAPKRKKSAKKKVNVFADNASDDDVIDYNDDDPEDEDFGTVTDDDTETDDEETEVEVESDDESNEIDLSDDESIDANMTELSGGDDLDDLSDGDQEK; encoded by the coding sequence ATGTCACTTACAACATTAGGCAATCACCCTAAAGAAGAATTTGCATTGGTTGAAATTGCAACAGCCATTTTGACAGAACATAAAGAAGCGATGCCTTTTAGTTCATTAGTTCAAGAAATCCAGGAATTTTTGGAAGTTGATGCAGAGACGTTTAAATCACGTCTTTCACAATTTTATACAGATTTGAACACTGACGGTTCATTCATTTCACTTGGAAATAATGAATGGGCTTTGCGTGCGTGGTATCCAGTTGATGCAATCGACGAATCTATCCATGAGCTTGACGATGAAGAAGACGCTCCTAAGCGTAAGAAGTCAGCAAAAAAGAAGGTTAATGTATTTGCTGATAATGCTTCAGATGATGATGTTATTGATTATAATGACGATGATCCTGAAGACGAAGACTTTGGTACGGTTACTGATGATGATACAGAGACTGACGACGAAGAAACTGAAGTTGAAGTTGAAAGCGATGATGAGAGTAATGAAATCGATTTATCAGATGATGAATCAATTGATGCCAATATGACAGAGTTATCTGGCGGCGATGATCTTGATGATCTGAGCGATGGCGACCAAGAAAAATAA
- a CDS encoding amino acid permease: MAEKQNRELSRDLSSRQMQMIALGGTIGVGLFMGSSATIKWTGVSVLLAYAIAGLVLYLVMRALGEMLYVDPSVGSFANYATKYIHPVAGYLTVWANVFQWLTVGVSETIAVGMYLDYWFPHIPGWVTGVVVLAMLTAANLVTVKAYGEMETWFSLIKVVTIIFMIILGLLVIVLGFGNHWQPIGFSNLWTHGPFFAGGVKGFFFALSIVITSYQAIEIIGITAGEADNPQVAIVKSIKSIVARILIFYIGAIFVIITIYPWNELDQVGSPFVETFSRVGITAAAGIINFVMMTAAMSALNSGIFSSSRMLYTLAIGKELSPKFLKLSKHRVPTLPVLAISGGILLGIILNAVLPLFWHGSSSIFVLVYSASTLPGMVPWFVILWSQIKFRKENASQMVNHPFKMPFAPYTNYFAILMLLVTLVFMVFNPDTRVPLFIGLGFLVIMSIVFFATRKSHRRNSEVSSSKTL, encoded by the coding sequence ATGGCAGAGAAACAGAATAGAGAACTAAGCAGAGATTTATCATCTCGACAGATGCAAATGATTGCGCTTGGCGGCACAATTGGTGTTGGCCTGTTTATGGGATCATCAGCCACAATCAAATGGACTGGTGTGTCGGTATTATTAGCCTACGCGATAGCGGGATTGGTTTTGTACCTAGTGATGCGTGCTTTAGGTGAAATGCTTTATGTCGATCCGTCAGTTGGGTCATTTGCTAATTATGCAACAAAATATATTCATCCGGTTGCTGGATATTTGACCGTTTGGGCAAATGTTTTCCAATGGCTCACAGTTGGTGTCAGTGAGACGATTGCTGTCGGAATGTATTTAGATTATTGGTTCCCGCACATTCCTGGTTGGGTCACTGGGGTGGTAGTATTGGCTATGCTAACAGCCGCGAACCTAGTGACTGTTAAAGCATATGGTGAAATGGAAACATGGTTTTCGTTGATTAAAGTGGTTACTATCATATTTATGATTATTTTAGGCTTGTTGGTTATTGTGTTGGGTTTTGGTAATCATTGGCAACCGATTGGTTTTTCAAACCTTTGGACGCATGGACCGTTCTTTGCTGGTGGTGTTAAAGGATTTTTCTTTGCACTGTCAATAGTTATCACATCATACCAGGCGATTGAGATAATTGGTATAACTGCTGGAGAAGCGGATAATCCACAAGTAGCTATTGTAAAATCAATTAAATCAATTGTGGCGCGTATATTGATTTTTTACATTGGTGCCATATTTGTTATCATTACTATTTATCCTTGGAACGAATTAGATCAAGTCGGCTCCCCATTCGTCGAAACATTTTCACGAGTAGGTATCACAGCTGCTGCTGGAATTATCAATTTTGTGATGATGACAGCAGCTATGTCAGCTTTGAACTCAGGAATCTTTTCGTCTAGTCGGATGCTTTACACATTGGCAATTGGCAAAGAGCTCTCACCAAAATTTTTGAAATTATCAAAGCACCGTGTACCCACATTACCAGTACTAGCAATTTCAGGTGGTATCCTACTAGGGATTATTTTAAACGCCGTATTACCTTTATTTTGGCACGGTAGTTCAAGTATTTTCGTATTAGTTTATTCAGCAAGTACATTACCAGGCATGGTACCTTGGTTTGTTATCTTGTGGAGCCAGATAAAGTTTAGAAAAGAAAATGCTAGTCAAATGGTGAATCATCCTTTTAAAATGCCATTCGCACCATATACTAACTATTTTGCGATTTTGATGTTATTGGTAACACTAGTATTTATGGTATTTAATCCAGATACACGAGTGCCGTTGTTTATAGGCCTTGGATTCTTAGTGATCATGTCAATTGTATTTTTTGCAACAAGAAAGAGTCACCGACGAAATAGTGAAGTAAGTTCATCGAAAACGCTTTGA
- a CDS encoding biotin transporter BioY: MKTKALSASAILLAVIIVMGAIPGIPLGFIPAPIILQNMGIMLAGVILGKKYGFFTVLGFLILAALGLPILSGGSGGFVVFIGPTAGYLFSYPVAAFLIGWVTEWLEKNNKLSFLTLLITLLIFGMLFILVSGAIGLNIVAHMSLNKALIYQAAFLPGDTIKAVLASIIGIILHKRRLTL, encoded by the coding sequence ATGAAAACAAAAGCCCTTTCGGCTTCGGCTATTTTATTAGCAGTAATTATTGTAATGGGCGCTATTCCAGGGATTCCATTAGGATTCATACCGGCCCCAATTATTTTGCAAAATATGGGTATTATGTTGGCGGGTGTTATTCTTGGAAAAAAATACGGATTCTTCACAGTTCTTGGGTTCTTGATTCTAGCAGCCCTTGGATTACCTATTTTAAGCGGTGGTTCGGGCGGATTTGTTGTGTTCATTGGACCAACAGCAGGGTATTTATTTTCTTATCCAGTTGCTGCATTTTTAATTGGTTGGGTAACAGAATGGTTAGAGAAGAACAACAAGCTTAGTTTTTTAACACTGTTGATAACATTACTCATTTTTGGAATGTTGTTCATTCTTGTATCTGGTGCGATTGGATTAAATATAGTGGCACACATGTCATTAAATAAAGCGTTGATTTATCAAGCAGCCTTCTTGCCGGGAGATACTATCAAAGCTGTCTTGGCAAGTATTATTGGCATTATCTTGCATAAAAGACGTTTGACATTGTGA
- a CDS encoding CHY zinc finger protein: MIKGINLDQQGRCKHWHTDVDVVANRCAKCRKYYACYLCHDALNTHPFVPVSLDTEETAVYCGVCLHQMTPAQYLHAHYQCPKCHHLFNAQCALHKNTYFC; this comes from the coding sequence GTGATTAAAGGAATAAATTTAGATCAACAAGGCCGTTGCAAGCATTGGCATACGGATGTCGATGTGGTGGCTAATCGTTGCGCTAAATGTCGAAAATACTATGCTTGTTACTTATGTCATGATGCATTAAATACGCATCCATTCGTGCCAGTTTCTCTAGATACTGAAGAGACGGCCGTCTACTGTGGCGTTTGTTTGCATCAAATGACACCCGCACAATATCTACATGCTCACTATCAGTGTCCCAAGTGCCATCATTTGTTTAACGCGCAATGTGCATTGCACAAAAATACCTATTTCTGCTAA
- a CDS encoding biotin--[acetyl-CoA-carboxylase] ligase translates to MKTTDQLLKYFLKHEGEYLSGETLANRLGVSRAAIWKAVQKLNEDGHQIDSQHRKGYRYKETGVLSVPAIKALIATNWDIQVFDQLDSSNSYAKEALAAGKIVHPTVIIADQQNAAYGRFRRSFVAPEKTGLYLSIALPVMNDRVLEPGLLTTATAVIVRHVIASSLGYQLSFKWVNDLIFNDKKVGGILTEGVLDIESQSLTSLVVGIGLNLIQPINLPDQLDKKVGGIVSDLVFSRNMMIAKLVDEFADMINQYQTGKYLPEYRAHNIVLGHEVVVQYAGQKIHGKAVEISNQGALILVTFAGEKITISSGEITKLNVNGKEY, encoded by the coding sequence ATGAAAACAACTGATCAGCTTTTAAAATACTTTCTGAAACACGAAGGTGAATATTTAAGTGGCGAGACGTTAGCTAATCGATTAGGTGTGAGCCGCGCGGCTATTTGGAAAGCAGTTCAGAAACTAAATGAAGACGGCCATCAAATCGATAGTCAACATAGAAAAGGCTATCGCTACAAAGAAACAGGCGTTTTGAGCGTACCAGCTATTAAGGCGCTGATTGCCACTAATTGGGACATTCAGGTATTTGATCAATTAGATTCATCAAATTCATATGCTAAGGAAGCCCTAGCGGCTGGGAAGATAGTTCACCCAACTGTTATCATTGCCGATCAACAAAATGCCGCATACGGCCGCTTTAGACGCTCTTTCGTTGCACCGGAAAAAACAGGGTTGTATTTATCCATTGCGTTACCGGTGATGAATGATAGGGTGTTAGAGCCAGGACTACTGACCACCGCTACAGCAGTAATTGTTCGACACGTTATTGCATCATCCTTAGGATATCAACTCTCCTTTAAATGGGTTAATGACTTAATCTTTAATGATAAGAAAGTTGGCGGTATTTTAACAGAAGGTGTCCTCGATATAGAGTCGCAAAGTTTGACATCTTTGGTTGTCGGAATCGGTTTAAATTTAATTCAACCCATAAATTTACCTGATCAGTTGGATAAAAAAGTTGGTGGCATCGTTTCGGATTTAGTTTTTTCACGAAACATGATGATTGCAAAGTTGGTTGATGAATTTGCTGACATGATTAATCAATATCAGACAGGAAAGTATTTGCCTGAATATAGGGCGCACAATATTGTCTTGGGACACGAAGTTGTAGTTCAATATGCTGGTCAAAAAATTCATGGAAAAGCGGTTGAAATAAGCAATCAAGGTGCATTAATTTTAGTGACATTCGCTGGCGAAAAAATCACAATATCCTCAGGCGAAATTACCAAACTTAATGTTAATGGTAAGGAATATTGA
- a CDS encoding CTP synthase — protein MADKQVKYIFVTGGVVSSLGKGIVAASLGRLLKNRGLKLAIQKLDPYINIDPGTMSPYQHGETFVTGDGLETDLDMGHYERFMDINTNMYSNVTTGRIYSEVLAKERRGDYNGGTVQVIPHITNAIKEKMQKAAESTDADAVIVEVGGTVGDIESLPFVEALRQMKSDLGSENVFYIHTSLIIYLAAAGEAKTKPTQHSVAQLRSLGIQPDMIVLRTQRPLEENLKQKISTFTDVNENAVIESRDVETLYEIPLNLQAQGMDDVVLHKLKLDAPKAEMSDWSKMVELIKHPKKTVNVTLVGKYTDLPDAYISVNEALKHAGYAQDADVKINHVKSENVTPENVAELLAGADGVIVPGGFGERGTEGKIQAIRYARENNIPFLGICLGMQLASIEFARHVLGYKDANSTELNPNTSAPIIDLMKDQANVENLGGTLRLGLYPAMLLPGTLTAKAYGNQSEIEQRHRHRYEFNTQYREEFEKAGMLFSATSPDNRLMEVIEYPKNDFFIAAQYHPEFLSRPDRPEGLYHDFVAASIKNS, from the coding sequence ATGGCAGATAAACAAGTGAAGTATATTTTTGTTACCGGTGGTGTTGTTTCATCTCTTGGTAAAGGAATAGTTGCAGCATCATTAGGTCGATTGCTCAAAAACCGTGGATTGAAATTAGCTATTCAAAAATTAGATCCATACATTAATATTGATCCCGGTACAATGTCACCATATCAACACGGGGAAACATTTGTTACTGGCGATGGTTTAGAAACTGATTTGGATATGGGGCACTATGAGCGTTTCATGGATATTAATACAAACATGTATTCTAACGTGACAACAGGGCGTATTTATTCTGAGGTTTTGGCAAAGGAACGTCGTGGTGATTATAATGGTGGTACTGTACAAGTGATTCCTCATATCACAAATGCCATTAAAGAAAAAATGCAAAAAGCTGCTGAATCAACTGATGCCGATGCCGTGATTGTTGAAGTTGGTGGAACAGTTGGTGATATTGAAAGTTTGCCATTTGTAGAAGCATTACGCCAAATGAAGTCGGATTTGGGTAGTGAAAATGTTTTCTATATTCATACTAGTTTGATTATTTACTTAGCTGCGGCTGGTGAAGCCAAGACAAAGCCAACACAACATTCTGTAGCACAATTACGTTCGTTAGGTATTCAACCTGACATGATTGTCTTGCGTACACAACGTCCTCTAGAAGAGAATTTGAAGCAAAAGATATCAACATTTACCGATGTTAATGAAAATGCAGTTATTGAATCTCGTGATGTAGAAACTCTTTATGAGATTCCGTTAAATCTGCAAGCACAGGGCATGGATGATGTTGTATTACATAAGTTAAAGCTTGATGCGCCAAAGGCAGAAATGTCTGATTGGTCAAAGATGGTTGAATTAATTAAGCATCCTAAGAAGACAGTTAACGTGACTTTGGTTGGTAAATATACTGATTTGCCTGATGCTTATATCTCTGTTAACGAAGCCTTGAAGCATGCAGGTTATGCCCAAGATGCCGATGTCAAGATTAATCATGTGAAATCAGAAAATGTTACACCAGAGAACGTTGCTGAATTGTTAGCAGGTGCTGATGGTGTGATTGTACCTGGTGGATTTGGTGAACGTGGTACTGAAGGTAAGATTCAAGCCATTCGTTATGCGCGTGAAAACAATATTCCTTTCTTAGGCATTTGCTTGGGTATGCAACTAGCATCAATCGAATTTGCTCGTCATGTTTTAGGTTATAAGGACGCGAATTCGACAGAATTAAATCCTAATACTTCAGCGCCAATTATTGATTTGATGAAAGATCAAGCCAACGTCGAAAACCTAGGTGGTACGCTACGTCTGGGATTATATCCAGCAATGCTATTACCTGGCACATTGACAGCCAAGGCTTATGGGAATCAATCAGAAATCGAACAACGTCATCGTCATCGTTATGAATTCAATACACAATATCGTGAAGAATTTGAAAAGGCGGGTATGTTATTCTCAGCAACATCCCCTGATAACCGTTTGATGGAAGTTATTGAGTATCCTAAGAATGATTTCTTTATCGCAGCGCAATATCATCCAGAATTTTTGTCAAGGCCAGATCGTCCCGAAGGCTTGTATCATGACTTCGTGGCTGCCTCAATTAAAAATAGTTGA